One part of the Pseudomonas sp. MYb118 genome encodes these proteins:
- a CDS encoding CynX/NimT family MFS transporter, which yields MNPETENTMSCRNTPNTETRRTAELDELLIDAEADDEQVQQSHPLLRRPWLLLLGLILVALNLRPALSSMAPMLSDVSKSLGLSAAQAGLLTTLPVLCLGLFAPLAPVLARRFGAERVVLGILLTLAGGIVLRSSFGAIGLFSGSVLAGASIGIIGVLLPGIVKRDFPKQAGTMTGVYTMALCLGAAMAAGATVPLSEHFDKSWALGLGFWVIPALVAGVFWLPQVGQKHGAHNVAYRVRGLLRDRLAWQVTAYMGLQSSLAYIVFGWLPSILIGRGLTPTQAGLVLSGSVIIQLISSLSAPWLATRGKDQRPAIVIVMLMTLGGLMGCLYAPIEGLWGWAILLGLGQGATFSLALTLIVLRSRDSHVAANLSSMAQGFGYTLASLGPFAVGIVHDWTGGWNAVGWIFGVIGLGAIVAGLGAGRSLYVQVVSEKV from the coding sequence ATGAACCCTGAAACTGAGAACACGATGTCCTGCCGCAATACCCCGAACACCGAAACCAGACGCACAGCGGAACTCGACGAGCTGCTGATCGACGCCGAGGCCGATGATGAGCAGGTCCAGCAAAGCCATCCGCTGCTGCGTCGTCCGTGGTTACTGTTGCTTGGCCTGATTCTGGTGGCGTTGAACCTGCGTCCGGCGCTGTCGAGCATGGCGCCGATGCTCAGCGACGTGTCGAAGTCCCTGGGCCTGTCGGCCGCGCAGGCCGGGTTGCTGACCACGTTGCCAGTGCTCTGCCTGGGCCTGTTCGCACCGCTGGCGCCGGTGCTGGCGCGACGCTTCGGCGCCGAGCGGGTGGTGCTGGGTATTTTGCTGACGCTGGCGGGCGGGATCGTCCTGCGCAGTTCGTTCGGTGCCATCGGCCTGTTCAGTGGCAGCGTGCTGGCCGGTGCCAGCATCGGCATCATCGGCGTGCTGTTGCCGGGCATCGTCAAGCGTGATTTCCCGAAACAGGCCGGCACCATGACCGGTGTCTACACCATGGCCCTGTGCCTGGGGGCGGCGATGGCGGCGGGCGCGACCGTGCCGTTGAGCGAACACTTCGATAAAAGCTGGGCCCTGGGCCTGGGCTTCTGGGTGATTCCGGCGCTGGTCGCCGGGGTGTTCTGGCTGCCGCAAGTCGGCCAGAAACACGGGGCGCACAATGTCGCTTACCGGGTGCGCGGTTTGCTGCGCGATCGCCTGGCCTGGCAGGTGACGGCCTACATGGGCCTGCAATCGTCCCTGGCCTACATCGTGTTCGGCTGGTTGCCGTCGATCCTGATCGGTCGCGGCCTGACGCCGACCCAGGCTGGCCTGGTGCTGTCGGGTTCGGTGATCATCCAATTGATCAGTTCCCTGAGCGCCCCCTGGCTGGCCACTCGCGGCAAGGATCAACGCCCGGCCATCGTGATCGTCATGCTGATGACCCTTGGCGGCCTCATGGGTTGCCTGTATGCGCCGATCGAAGGCCTGTGGGGTTGGGCGATTCTGCTCGGCCTGGGGCAGGGCGCTACCTTCAGCCTGGCGCTGACCCTGATCGTGCTGCGCTCGCGTGACTCCCATGTGGCGGCGAACCTGTCGAGCATGGCCCAGGGTTTCGGTTACACCCTGGCGTCCCTGGGGCCGTTCGCGGTCGGTATCGTGCATGACTGGACCGGCGGCTGGAACGCCGTGGGCTGGATTTTCGGCGTGATCGGCCTTGGCGCCATCGTCGCCGGGCTGGGCGCCGGGCGTTCGTTGTACGTCCAGGTGGTCAGCGAAAAAGTCTGA
- a CDS encoding FadR/GntR family transcriptional regulator produces MSEISPLIKRSLVDQALDQLRLRITQGIWAVGQRLPTEPELSAELGISRNTVREAMRVLAFSGLIEIRQGDGSYLRAVVDPLDTVKALSRCSQEQARETRHILEVEAIGLAALRRTDEDLVALREALGVSGSHYHGDLDTYIACDLVFHRRLVDAAHNPTLSELYRYFSSVVGAQLRHCLNITPRRQEVFDLHIELLDAVEQRDPERAKALSRQLINEP; encoded by the coding sequence ATGTCAGAAATTTCCCCACTCATCAAACGGTCCCTGGTCGATCAAGCCCTGGACCAACTGCGGCTGCGCATCACCCAAGGCATATGGGCCGTGGGTCAGCGTCTGCCCACCGAGCCCGAGCTGTCCGCCGAGCTGGGTATCAGCCGCAACACCGTGCGCGAAGCCATGCGTGTTTTGGCGTTTTCCGGGTTGATCGAGATTCGCCAGGGTGACGGCAGTTACCTGCGCGCAGTGGTCGATCCGCTGGACACGGTAAAGGCGTTGTCGCGCTGCTCCCAGGAGCAGGCGCGGGAGACCCGGCACATTCTCGAGGTGGAGGCGATCGGCCTGGCCGCCCTGCGCCGCACCGACGAAGACCTGGTGGCGCTGCGTGAAGCACTGGGCGTCAGCGGCAGCCATTACCACGGCGACCTCGATACCTACATCGCCTGCGACCTGGTGTTCCACCGCCGTCTGGTGGACGCCGCGCACAACCCCACGCTCAGCGAGTTGTATCGCTATTTCTCCAGTGTCGTCGGCGCGCAATTGCGCCACTGCCTGAACATTACCCCGCGCCGTCAGGAAGTGTTCGACCTGCACATCGAGCTGCTCGATGCCGTCGAACAACGTGACCCGGAGCGGGCCAAAGCGCTGTCGAGGCAGTTGATCAATGAACCCTGA
- a CDS encoding S8 family serine peptidase: protein MEEVNFGKKHSRLVALKKDRQLLAIRGVTGSPLATTLCCEAARQALTDSELLLNVEDADVQVFKLPEHADATHCKAMLRALPDVRFAGSVLVEPHTGDPILYTENLFLKFIDPLTSVQCLKILDALNLEIKQQVPYAKNAFFVHHRDCRGTHVCSLSRQLLERDDVEYCHPEMLRQGQRRAIHHNQWHLKKTIVSYQFEIDASANVEAAHALVQGEGVVIAIIDDAFDIDHPEFAGPTKIIGAQNFDRRNAARGPRPKNALERHGTAAAGVACANGDAGACGVAPRASLMPLKLTKPLGARAEADAFYWAAEQGADIISCSWGPLEGHWADPTDPRHTQVFPLAASTRLAIEYAATKGRSGKGCVIFFGAGNGNESLDNDGYSSHPMVIAVGACNDQSRRSAYSDYGKALWCCFPSGDQQHPDPKYKPATSIPQTRGIRTTDLSGKFADAAHPAFIESFSGTSSACPGAAGVAALILSANPALDRESVRRILAECCDKIGHADDGPLGQYDQDGHSHYYGHGRLNALRAVQIAIKRRQEQVG, encoded by the coding sequence ATGGAAGAAGTCAATTTCGGTAAAAAACACAGCCGCCTGGTCGCTTTGAAAAAAGATCGGCAATTGCTCGCCATACGCGGAGTAACCGGCAGCCCTCTGGCCACCACACTCTGCTGCGAAGCCGCACGCCAGGCATTGACTGACAGCGAGCTGCTGCTGAACGTGGAGGACGCCGATGTGCAGGTCTTCAAGTTACCGGAGCATGCCGACGCCACACACTGCAAAGCCATGTTGCGAGCGTTGCCGGACGTACGTTTCGCCGGCAGCGTACTGGTGGAGCCTCACACCGGGGACCCGATTCTCTACACCGAGAACCTGTTCCTGAAGTTCATCGACCCGCTCACGTCGGTGCAATGCCTGAAGATCCTCGATGCGCTGAACCTTGAGATCAAACAACAGGTGCCCTACGCGAAGAACGCCTTCTTCGTTCATCATCGGGACTGTCGCGGCACGCACGTCTGCTCGTTGAGCCGGCAACTGCTCGAACGCGACGACGTTGAGTATTGCCATCCGGAAATGCTGCGCCAGGGCCAACGCCGGGCGATCCATCACAACCAGTGGCACCTGAAGAAAACCATCGTCAGCTATCAGTTCGAGATCGACGCCAGCGCCAACGTCGAGGCGGCTCACGCCCTGGTCCAGGGCGAGGGCGTGGTGATCGCAATCATCGACGATGCCTTTGACATCGACCATCCCGAGTTTGCCGGCCCCACCAAGATCATCGGCGCACAGAACTTCGATCGGCGTAACGCCGCGCGAGGCCCACGACCGAAAAATGCCCTTGAGCGCCACGGCACGGCAGCGGCAGGCGTTGCCTGCGCCAATGGTGATGCCGGTGCCTGCGGCGTGGCTCCCCGGGCCAGCCTCATGCCGTTGAAGCTGACCAAGCCTTTGGGTGCGCGAGCCGAGGCGGACGCGTTCTACTGGGCAGCGGAGCAAGGCGCGGACATCATTTCCTGCAGTTGGGGACCGCTCGAAGGGCACTGGGCCGACCCTACCGACCCCAGGCACACCCAGGTGTTTCCACTGGCCGCCAGCACACGCCTGGCCATCGAATACGCTGCGACCAAGGGGCGCTCGGGCAAAGGCTGCGTGATTTTCTTTGGTGCGGGTAACGGCAACGAGAGCCTGGACAACGATGGTTATTCCAGCCACCCCATGGTGATTGCCGTGGGCGCCTGCAACGACCAGAGTCGCCGCAGTGCCTACAGCGACTACGGCAAGGCGTTGTGGTGTTGCTTTCCCAGTGGCGATCAGCAGCACCCTGACCCCAAGTACAAACCCGCCACTTCGATCCCGCAGACCCGAGGCATTCGCACCACGGACCTGTCCGGCAAATTCGCCGATGCCGCCCACCCGGCTTTCATCGAATCGTTCAGTGGCACCTCCAGTGCCTGCCCCGGGGCCGCCGGCGTGGCGGCCCTGATACTGAGCGCCAACCCTGCGCTGGACCGCGAATCGGTGCGCCGGATTCTCGCCGAATGCTGCGACAAAATCGGCCACGCCGACGATGGCCCACTGGGCCAATACGATCAGGACGGTCACAGCCACTACTACGGCCATGGTCGTCTCAATGCCTTGCGCGCCGTGCAGATCGCGATCAAGCGCCGGCAGGAACAGGTTGGCTGA
- a CDS encoding type II toxin-antitoxin system MqsR family toxin, with translation MEKNTPHYDLAVIKADVRRLGKYGFTGSALSSAFGLGFTLDQAQETVFGLQRCMLYKSMTSYDDHRVWQDVYHTQSRGLEIYIKVTYRSDGKPPVISFKEKNT, from the coding sequence ATGGAAAAGAACACACCCCATTACGACTTGGCTGTGATCAAGGCGGATGTCAGGCGGCTTGGAAAGTACGGGTTTACCGGGTCAGCGCTCAGTAGCGCCTTTGGTCTCGGATTCACACTCGATCAGGCGCAGGAAACCGTCTTCGGACTCCAACGCTGCATGTTGTACAAGTCGATGACCAGCTATGACGATCATCGGGTATGGCAGGACGTCTATCACACCCAATCACGTGGTCTGGAGATCTACATCAAGGTTACCTATCGTTCCGACGGTAAGCCTCCAGTGATCTCCTTCAAGGAGAAAAACACATGA
- a CDS encoding type II toxin-antitoxin system MqsA family antitoxin, translated as MKTEQCYSCGARKGMIRFEGRGETMSVKGMERRLDNLCGWECQKCGEVIYDSESAGRYADAGDELIIAGRQMIGAEMKRIRRKLNLTQKQAVELLSGGGHNAFSRYERGELTAPRTLILLMRLLDRYPYLLSDAKVLAEGADFRGFKRVTHEAHEILTDS; from the coding sequence ATGAAAACTGAACAATGCTACTCCTGCGGAGCGCGCAAGGGGATGATTCGCTTCGAAGGTCGCGGCGAGACCATGAGCGTGAAAGGCATGGAGCGGCGGCTCGACAACCTCTGTGGTTGGGAATGCCAGAAGTGCGGGGAAGTCATCTACGATAGCGAATCCGCTGGGCGTTACGCGGATGCGGGTGATGAACTGATCATCGCCGGCCGCCAGATGATCGGCGCGGAGATGAAGCGTATCCGCCGCAAACTCAACCTGACGCAAAAGCAAGCGGTGGAGCTGCTTTCCGGGGGCGGGCACAACGCATTTTCCCGCTATGAGCGCGGCGAGCTCACCGCCCCCAGGACGTTGATACTGCTGATGCGGCTGCTCGATCGGTACCCGTATTTGCTGAGCGATGCGAAGGTACTGGCCGAAGGTGCGGACTTCCGCGGTTTCAAGCGTGTCACGCACGAAGCGCACGAAATCCTGACGGATTCCTGA